In the genome of Myxococcus stipitatus, one region contains:
- a CDS encoding tetratricopeptide repeat protein: protein MHWVFLVACLAGAPDATRASTLTLAQSQPPAPAPTSLSDALALEAGGDDTAALQAVEALVRAKPQWELPRLEAARLLLKLGGSVDQAQAHLDAALQAAPSNPRAWYLQGLLSEERGQPLQAARAYETAVQHRASYEEARFRLGGLWAAQGDLLKAELHYRYLVRLRPEWVQVRLQLAEVLEKQERLLDAETELLAARGFQPDSPLVLRRLADFYERTDRPQLAAKVRKSMEPQEKRRMRALKPSRR, encoded by the coding sequence ATGCACTGGGTTTTCCTGGTGGCTTGCCTGGCGGGCGCACCCGACGCCACGCGGGCCTCCACCCTGACGCTGGCGCAGTCCCAGCCCCCGGCCCCCGCGCCCACGTCGCTCTCCGACGCCCTGGCGCTGGAGGCGGGTGGGGACGACACCGCCGCGCTCCAAGCCGTCGAGGCCCTGGTCCGGGCGAAGCCCCAATGGGAGCTGCCCCGGTTGGAGGCCGCCCGGCTGCTGCTGAAGCTGGGAGGCTCCGTTGACCAGGCCCAGGCCCACCTGGACGCGGCGCTCCAGGCGGCCCCCTCGAATCCTCGGGCCTGGTACCTCCAGGGCCTCCTGTCGGAGGAGCGCGGCCAGCCCCTCCAGGCCGCGCGCGCCTACGAGACGGCGGTGCAGCACCGCGCGTCCTACGAGGAAGCCCGCTTCCGGCTCGGCGGGCTGTGGGCCGCCCAAGGAGACCTGCTCAAGGCGGAGCTCCATTATCGCTACCTGGTCCGACTGAGGCCCGAGTGGGTGCAGGTACGCCTCCAGCTCGCCGAGGTGCTCGAGAAGCAGGAGCGACTCTTGGATGCTGAGACAGAACTTCTCGCGGCGCGGGGCTTCCAGCCCGACAGCCCGTTGGTGCTCCGCCGACTCGCCGACTTCTACGAGCGGACCGACCGCCCGCAACTGGCGGCGAAGGTGCGCAAGTCCATGGAGCCGCAAGAGAAGCGCCGCATGCGAGCGCTCAAGCCGTCGCGCCGCTGA
- a CDS encoding adenylate/guanylate cyclase domain-containing protein — MKTANLAIVFTDIKGFTERTSRQTLEENQRLLHVHGALLQPLFKAFGGRIVKSIGDAFLVTFESPTQAVLSGVAIQDRLWHHNRGAPESEQIQVRVAINVGEVRLEGNDVFGEPVNIAARVEGLAEAGEVYFTEAVYLAMNKAEVPSREVGSFELKGIPGRIRVFHVPRAPYRVEAPQPGAIAEAPGSESIPPYGNLGLSRVPESALGMPSAEFAQIGQMAAALGQRAAAGAVVLGQQASVLGRQARTAGGSLLTRLEQSLPPGGRLAGALRSLSPHGRALWIAGALAVFAGVGVLAFGGGAAMRAISAVERAQKTEREPLVKEARKLIAEVEDQGRRLYLQGRLDEAMENTRRAIDDYARAVRAGNGDAEDRIIDLLSHSSCGVRVAAVDAVRSLKLMSAVGELEDLADDGGADDGSGGFLGMGKCDSKSHAQNVLKSFKD, encoded by the coding sequence TTGAAGACCGCCAACCTCGCCATCGTCTTCACCGACATCAAGGGCTTCACCGAGCGGACCAGTCGGCAGACGCTGGAGGAGAACCAGCGCCTGCTGCACGTCCACGGTGCCTTGCTGCAACCGCTCTTCAAGGCGTTTGGTGGACGCATCGTCAAGTCCATCGGTGATGCGTTCCTCGTCACGTTCGAGTCGCCCACCCAGGCGGTCCTCAGCGGCGTCGCCATCCAGGACCGCCTCTGGCACCACAACCGGGGGGCTCCCGAGTCGGAGCAGATCCAGGTCCGTGTCGCCATCAACGTCGGCGAGGTGCGGCTGGAGGGCAATGACGTCTTCGGCGAGCCGGTGAACATCGCCGCGCGCGTGGAGGGACTCGCCGAAGCGGGCGAGGTCTACTTCACCGAGGCCGTCTACCTGGCGATGAACAAGGCGGAGGTGCCCTCGCGCGAGGTGGGCTCCTTCGAGCTCAAGGGCATCCCCGGCCGCATCCGCGTCTTCCACGTGCCGCGTGCGCCCTATCGGGTGGAGGCGCCGCAGCCGGGCGCCATCGCGGAGGCCCCTGGCTCCGAGTCGATTCCGCCTTACGGCAACCTGGGCCTGTCGCGCGTGCCGGAGTCCGCGCTGGGCATGCCCTCGGCGGAGTTCGCGCAGATTGGCCAGATGGCCGCGGCCCTGGGCCAGCGCGCCGCCGCGGGCGCCGTGGTGTTGGGACAGCAGGCCTCGGTGCTGGGGCGTCAGGCGCGGACGGCAGGGGGCTCGCTCCTCACGCGGTTGGAGCAGTCGCTGCCGCCGGGAGGACGGCTCGCGGGCGCGCTGCGCTCCCTGTCACCTCATGGTCGGGCTTTGTGGATCGCCGGAGCGCTGGCGGTGTTCGCGGGCGTGGGGGTGCTGGCGTTTGGTGGTGGAGCCGCGATGCGGGCCATCTCCGCGGTGGAGCGGGCGCAGAAGACGGAGCGCGAGCCCCTGGTGAAGGAAGCACGCAAGCTCATCGCCGAGGTCGAGGACCAGGGGCGCCGGCTCTATCTGCAAGGTCGGCTGGACGAGGCGATGGAGAACACGCGCCGGGCCATCGACGACTACGCGCGTGCGGTGCGGGCGGGCAATGGCGACGCGGAGGACCGCATCATCGACCTGCTCTCGCATTCCTCGTGCGGCGTGCGGGTCGCCGCGGTGGACGCGGTGCGCTCGCTCAAGCTGATGAGTGCGGTGGGAGAGCTGGAGGACCTCGCCGATGATGGCGGGGCGGATGATGGCTCGGGCGGCTTCCTGGGGATGGGGAAGTGCGACTCGAAGTCCCATGCGCAGAACGTGCTCAAGAGCTTCAAGGATTAG
- a CDS encoding DUF1343 domain-containing protein, whose translation MTKVKTGLDVWAEQGFSALKGKRVGAIVNPTSVDSRFRHLADLLAQAPGVTLSALFGPEHGIRGEAQYMVAVDEARDRRTNVPVYSLYGSTFESLSPRIESLKGLDALVFDIQDVGSRYYTYVYTMALAMKVAAKAGVPFYVLDRPNPLNGQTMEGNLVGEGFRSFVGLYALPNRHGMTAGELARLFNVQEGFGCALTVVPCEGWRREHFWSDTGLPFISPSPNMPTPDTALVYPGMCLGEGTNVSEGRGTCRPFEQFGAPWVDSDALLTRLAKEDLPGVAFRAVGFTPTFDKYRGESCTGAFIHVADRRAYQPLRTGIAIFQALHDIGPGKFGWRADAYEFVEDVPAFDLLCGTDQVRRGIEEGWSLERLMEGFSAQTERFAKQREPYLLYA comes from the coding sequence GTGACGAAGGTGAAGACGGGATTGGACGTGTGGGCGGAGCAGGGCTTCTCGGCGCTGAAGGGCAAGCGCGTGGGCGCCATCGTGAATCCCACCAGCGTGGACTCGCGCTTCCGCCACCTGGCGGACCTGCTGGCCCAGGCGCCGGGCGTGACGCTGAGCGCGCTGTTCGGCCCCGAGCACGGCATCCGCGGCGAGGCCCAGTACATGGTGGCCGTGGACGAGGCGAGGGACCGTCGCACGAACGTCCCCGTCTACAGCCTCTACGGCTCCACCTTCGAGTCGCTGTCCCCGCGCATCGAGTCGCTGAAGGGCCTGGACGCGCTCGTCTTCGACATCCAGGACGTGGGTTCCCGCTACTACACCTACGTCTACACGATGGCGCTGGCCATGAAGGTGGCCGCGAAGGCGGGCGTGCCGTTCTACGTGCTGGACCGCCCCAATCCCCTCAACGGCCAGACGATGGAAGGCAACCTGGTGGGGGAGGGCTTCCGCTCCTTCGTGGGCCTGTACGCGCTGCCCAACCGTCACGGCATGACGGCGGGAGAGCTCGCGCGGCTGTTCAACGTGCAGGAGGGCTTCGGCTGCGCGCTGACGGTGGTGCCCTGTGAGGGCTGGCGCCGGGAGCACTTCTGGTCCGACACGGGCCTGCCCTTCATCTCGCCGTCCCCCAACATGCCCACGCCGGACACCGCGCTGGTGTACCCGGGGATGTGTCTGGGGGAAGGCACGAACGTCTCCGAGGGACGCGGGACGTGCCGCCCCTTCGAGCAGTTCGGCGCCCCCTGGGTGGATTCGGACGCACTGCTCACTCGGCTCGCGAAGGAGGACCTGCCCGGGGTGGCGTTCCGCGCGGTGGGCTTCACGCCGACGTTCGACAAGTACCGGGGCGAGTCCTGCACGGGTGCGTTCATCCACGTCGCGGACCGGCGGGCGTACCAGCCGCTGCGCACGGGCATCGCCATCTTCCAGGCGCTCCATGACATCGGCCCCGGGAAGTTCGGCTGGCGCGCGGATGCGTACGAGTTCGTGGAGGACGTGCCCGCGTTCGACCTGCTGTGCGGGACGGACCAGGTGCGCCGGGGCATCGAAGAGGGCTGGAGCCTGGAGCGCCTCATGGAGGGGTTCTCCGCGCAGACCGAGCGCTTCGCCAAGCAACGGGAGCCCTACCTGCTGTACGCTTGA
- the nadD gene encoding nicotinate (nicotinamide) nucleotide adenylyltransferase, producing the protein MQVALLGGSFNPPHVGHLMAAAYVHATQGVDEVWLMPSSQHPFGKQMESFEHRVAMCDAMCRETSGWLKTTQVEREPGLSGRTVDTLSLLVQRYPDVTWSLIIGSDILKDLPHWKDFHRIEEMARVIVLYRAGYPAPNTVGPPLAEVSSTAIRELFARGAEPTDLVPSGVLAHARAAGLYGLGRAK; encoded by the coding sequence GTGCAGGTCGCGCTGCTTGGAGGCTCGTTCAATCCGCCGCACGTGGGGCACCTGATGGCCGCCGCGTACGTGCATGCCACCCAAGGTGTCGACGAGGTGTGGCTCATGCCGTCCTCGCAGCACCCGTTCGGCAAGCAGATGGAGTCCTTCGAGCACCGCGTCGCCATGTGCGACGCCATGTGCCGGGAGACCTCGGGCTGGCTGAAGACGACGCAGGTGGAGCGCGAGCCGGGCCTGTCGGGCCGCACGGTGGATACGCTCTCCCTGCTGGTCCAGCGCTATCCGGACGTGACGTGGTCCCTCATCATCGGCAGCGACATCCTGAAGGACCTGCCGCACTGGAAGGACTTCCACCGCATCGAGGAGATGGCCCGCGTCATCGTGCTGTATCGCGCGGGCTACCCCGCGCCGAACACGGTGGGCCCGCCCCTGGCCGAGGTGTCCTCCACCGCGATTCGCGAGCTGTTCGCGCGAGGCGCGGAGCCCACGGACCTGGTGCCCTCCGGTGTCCTGGCCCATGCCCGCGCGGCCGGGCTGTATGGCCTCGGCCGCGCGAAGTAG
- a CDS encoding DUF2520 domain-containing protein, with protein MSARAPRKQEAEGADTPPPARASKARHKPLLRPRTPVTGLPSVVIIGAGRLGGALGLALKMKGWPVKLVSRGEEGRRRAKDLGLKALTADEPWQADVVLLCVPDAEVPRLAEELASTLPRTTALVHTAGALPLSALGPPRGRALGSFHPLCAVSSPRDSLAGHTVSISTRSRPLRDVLRRMAADVRLDVLEVPEGRRAAYHAGAVMSAGLMVALADAAVAALEAAGIAREDALPALLPLMRSALRGVEARGLSGGLTGPIVRGDGDVVGAHLDALPDDVAPIYRLLSQRALKLASERLSPEARAALEARLR; from the coding sequence ATGAGCGCCCGGGCCCCACGCAAGCAAGAGGCGGAGGGCGCGGACACGCCCCCTCCCGCGCGCGCGAGCAAGGCGCGCCACAAGCCGCTGCTCCGTCCCCGGACGCCCGTGACGGGCCTGCCCTCGGTGGTCATCATCGGCGCGGGCCGGCTCGGAGGCGCGCTGGGCCTGGCCCTGAAGATGAAGGGCTGGCCGGTGAAGCTCGTCTCCCGGGGTGAAGAGGGACGGCGGCGCGCCAAGGACCTGGGACTCAAGGCCCTCACCGCGGATGAGCCGTGGCAGGCGGACGTCGTCCTGCTGTGTGTCCCCGACGCGGAGGTGCCCCGCCTCGCCGAGGAGCTCGCGAGCACCCTGCCCCGCACCACCGCGCTCGTGCACACCGCGGGAGCCCTGCCGCTCTCCGCGCTCGGGCCGCCGCGAGGACGCGCGCTGGGCTCGTTCCATCCGCTCTGCGCGGTGTCCTCGCCCCGCGATTCGCTCGCGGGCCACACGGTCTCCATCAGCACCCGCTCGCGCCCGCTGCGGGACGTGCTGCGCCGCATGGCGGCCGACGTGCGGCTGGACGTGCTGGAGGTCCCCGAGGGCCGCCGCGCCGCCTATCACGCCGGTGCGGTGATGAGCGCCGGGCTCATGGTGGCGCTGGCGGATGCCGCCGTGGCCGCGCTGGAGGCCGCGGGGATTGCGCGAGAGGACGCGTTGCCCGCGCTGCTGCCCTTGATGCGCTCGGCCCTGCGAGGCGTCGAGGCCCGGGGGCTCTCGGGAGGGCTCACGGGGCCCATCGTCCGAGGTGACGGGGACGTCGTCGGAGCACACCTGGATGCGCTCCCCGACGACGTCGCCCCCATCTACCGCTTGTTGTCCCAGCGTGCGCTGAAGCTGGCCTCGGAGCGGCTGAGCCCCGAGGCGCGCGCCGCGCTGGAAGCCCGGCTCAGGTGA
- a CDS encoding ATP-dependent Clp protease ATP-binding subunit, with protein sequence MVESTDLAQVLQEANDIARSVAQRLTSAHVLLALFTVENRAQLLLKERGVDEDALLQLLTSAPAEQDGPVRELREKAREIATSCGSQEADCLHLLIAVTRVRCVAQELLMHAGLDLATLRTTAVSYFVSGRMPRKLQPNRSHAIGSRPAAPSRPLGAPPSPLPFSAVAVSLPRSVPGAPPTPPPLPSPPPRATTPALSPRDLIDVDEPDHVAPPPAPQVAPPPVALAAPPPAPQAAPPPMARAAPAPAPAPVSRPASSPASTAARGASLALDPKVFPLLTSLGRNLSQAAREGRLDPVVGRAREIEEVIDVLGKRRTNNPCLLGEAGVGKTAVVEGVAQRLLGLRGGLSEKVLVELDMASLVAGTQLRGSFSEKLNALKEEVRRADGRVMVFIDEIHTLVGAGSTGDGPQDAANELKTAMARGEFPCIGATTHDEYRKFISADPALERRFTAVVVHEPSVAETVEILRGIIGRYEEHHGLRYRPEALEAAASLASRYVTDRFMPDKAISVVDLAGSRCHREGRDVVEPSDVARVVAKLAGVPEERLLMNDSARLLRLEQDLGERVIGHEEAIARIARVIRRNYAGFASRRPMGSFLFLGPTGVGKTEMARGLAEVLFGNRDALVRLDMSELSEAHGVSRLIGSPAGYVGFGEGGQLTEPVRRRPSSVVVLDEIEKAHREVQMLLLQVLEEGRLTDGKGRHIDFSNTVIVMTTNLGAEAFSRTGRPMGFGSEGSATVNALELAASAARKALPPELWNRIDERLPFRPLEEEEVARIATLLLEESSKRLSTERGIEYVAGEDVVGHLLKSGGFDPQLGARPMRQMVQRLVEGPLAERILSGEFGAGDRVRVALKAGQLAFQRER encoded by the coding sequence ATGGTCGAAAGCACGGATCTCGCCCAGGTCCTCCAAGAAGCCAACGACATTGCCCGGAGCGTGGCCCAGCGGCTCACCTCGGCGCATGTGCTGCTGGCGCTCTTCACGGTGGAGAACCGCGCGCAGTTGCTGCTCAAGGAGCGGGGCGTGGACGAGGATGCCCTCCTCCAGCTGCTCACCTCCGCCCCCGCCGAGCAGGACGGTCCGGTCCGCGAGCTGCGGGAGAAGGCGCGGGAGATCGCCACGAGCTGCGGCTCCCAGGAGGCCGACTGCCTGCACCTGCTCATCGCGGTGACGCGGGTGCGGTGCGTCGCCCAGGAGCTGCTGATGCACGCGGGGCTGGACCTCGCGACGCTGCGCACCACGGCGGTGTCCTACTTCGTGAGTGGGCGGATGCCCCGCAAGCTCCAGCCCAACAGGTCGCACGCCATCGGCTCGCGCCCCGCCGCCCCCAGCCGCCCGCTGGGCGCGCCTCCGTCCCCCCTTCCCTTCTCGGCCGTGGCCGTGAGCCTGCCGCGCTCGGTGCCGGGCGCGCCGCCCACGCCGCCGCCGCTTCCCTCGCCGCCCCCTCGCGCCACCACGCCGGCCCTGTCGCCTCGGGACCTCATCGACGTGGATGAGCCGGACCACGTCGCGCCGCCCCCCGCGCCGCAGGTGGCTCCGCCGCCCGTGGCCCTGGCCGCGCCGCCCCCCGCTCCCCAGGCCGCCCCGCCTCCCATGGCTCGCGCGGCCCCCGCTCCGGCGCCCGCCCCTGTCTCGCGCCCGGCCTCCTCGCCCGCCAGCACCGCGGCGCGGGGGGCCTCGCTGGCGCTGGACCCGAAGGTCTTCCCGCTGTTGACGTCCCTGGGGCGCAACCTGAGCCAGGCGGCACGCGAAGGCCGGCTCGACCCCGTGGTGGGTCGCGCGCGCGAAATCGAGGAGGTCATCGACGTCCTCGGCAAGCGCCGCACCAACAACCCCTGCCTTCTGGGTGAGGCGGGCGTGGGGAAGACGGCCGTGGTGGAGGGCGTGGCCCAGCGGCTCCTCGGACTCCGCGGAGGCCTGTCGGAGAAGGTGCTGGTGGAGCTGGACATGGCCTCGCTGGTCGCGGGCACCCAGCTGCGCGGCTCGTTCTCCGAGAAGCTCAACGCACTCAAGGAGGAAGTCCGCCGCGCCGACGGGCGCGTCATGGTCTTCATCGACGAGATCCACACCCTGGTGGGCGCGGGCTCGACGGGAGATGGTCCTCAGGACGCGGCCAACGAGCTGAAGACGGCGATGGCGCGGGGCGAGTTCCCCTGCATCGGCGCGACGACGCACGACGAGTACCGCAAGTTCATCAGCGCGGACCCGGCCCTGGAGCGGCGCTTCACGGCGGTGGTGGTGCACGAGCCCTCCGTCGCGGAGACGGTGGAGATCCTCCGCGGCATCATCGGCCGGTACGAGGAGCACCACGGGCTGCGCTACCGGCCGGAGGCGCTGGAGGCCGCGGCCTCGCTGGCCAGCCGCTACGTGACGGACCGGTTCATGCCGGACAAGGCCATCTCCGTGGTGGACCTGGCGGGGAGCCGCTGCCACCGCGAGGGCCGAGACGTGGTGGAGCCCTCGGACGTGGCGCGGGTGGTGGCCAAGCTCGCGGGTGTCCCCGAGGAGCGGCTGCTGATGAACGACTCGGCGCGTCTGCTCCGGTTGGAGCAGGACCTGGGCGAGCGGGTCATCGGCCACGAGGAGGCGATTGCACGCATCGCCCGGGTCATCCGCCGCAACTACGCGGGCTTCGCGTCGCGGCGCCCCATGGGCAGCTTCCTCTTCCTGGGCCCCACGGGCGTGGGCAAGACGGAGATGGCGCGAGGCCTCGCCGAGGTGCTGTTCGGCAACCGCGACGCGCTGGTGCGGCTGGACATGAGCGAGCTGTCGGAGGCCCACGGCGTCTCCCGGCTCATCGGCTCTCCCGCCGGCTACGTGGGCTTTGGCGAGGGAGGCCAGCTCACCGAGCCCGTCCGCCGCCGCCCGTCGTCCGTGGTAGTGCTGGATGAAATCGAGAAGGCGCACCGCGAGGTGCAGATGCTGCTGCTCCAGGTGCTCGAAGAGGGGCGGCTGACGGACGGCAAGGGCCGGCACATCGACTTCTCCAACACCGTCATCGTGATGACGACCAACCTGGGCGCGGAGGCGTTCTCTCGCACCGGCCGGCCCATGGGCTTCGGCTCGGAGGGCTCCGCCACCGTCAACGCGCTGGAGCTGGCCGCGTCCGCCGCGCGCAAGGCCCTTCCCCCGGAGCTGTGGAACCGCATCGACGAGCGGCTCCCCTTCCGTCCCCTGGAGGAGGAGGAGGTCGCGCGCATCGCGACGCTGCTGCTGGAGGAGAGCAGCAAGCGGCTCTCCACGGAGCGCGGCATCGAGTACGTGGCGGGCGAGGACGTCGTGGGCCACCTGCTGAAGTCGGGTGGCTTCGACCCGCAGCTCGGCGCGCGCCCCATGCGTCAGATGGTGCAGCGACTGGTGGAAGGCCCGCTCGCGGAGCGGATCCTCTCGGGTGAGTTTGGCGCGGGCGACCGGGTTCGGGTCGCGCTCAAGGCCGGTCAGCTCGCGTTCCAACGAGAGCGATGA
- a CDS encoding YIP1 family protein has protein sequence MTSLVQPVRVFIDPVEGTPAAVEARRWVWPLLILALCVSASGTLFSLRWDAAPDVIRELQASGEMATISEADLTDKIQTTTRKALVGGIAKGVFVMPMTALLLAAILWVVSWLFDRSTNFEKLMSVAALSLLPIALYHAVLALCISAQHTLSVARLAQLVPSHLGALMTDLSPKMARVASTMDFFNLWSTVILGLGFSAATGMSRGRALLLALVLYAMFAGVMMVGLPGVQMAGGGR, from the coding sequence ATGACCTCTCTCGTCCAACCCGTGCGCGTCTTCATCGACCCTGTCGAGGGGACGCCCGCAGCAGTCGAAGCCCGCCGTTGGGTCTGGCCGCTTCTGATTCTCGCTCTCTGCGTGTCCGCCTCTGGGACGCTGTTTTCCCTGCGTTGGGACGCGGCCCCGGATGTCATCCGTGAGCTCCAGGCGTCCGGGGAGATGGCGACCATCTCCGAGGCCGACCTGACCGACAAGATCCAGACCACCACGCGCAAGGCGCTGGTGGGCGGCATCGCCAAGGGCGTCTTCGTGATGCCCATGACGGCGCTGCTCCTGGCGGCCATCCTCTGGGTCGTGTCGTGGCTGTTTGATCGCTCCACGAACTTCGAGAAGCTGATGTCCGTGGCCGCGTTGAGCCTGCTGCCCATCGCGCTGTACCACGCGGTCCTGGCTCTCTGTATCTCCGCGCAGCACACGCTGTCCGTGGCGCGCCTCGCGCAACTGGTGCCGTCGCACCTGGGCGCCCTCATGACGGACCTGAGCCCGAAGATGGCGCGGGTCGCGTCCACCATGGACTTCTTCAACCTCTGGAGCACCGTGATTCTGGGATTGGGCTTCTCCGCCGCCACCGGCATGAGCCGGGGGCGTGCGCTGCTGCTGGCGCTGGTGCTCTACGCGATGTTCGCGGGAGTGATGATGGTCGGTCTGCCGGGTGTGCAGATGGCGGGAGGTGGCCGATGA